From a single Sparus aurata chromosome 13, fSpaAur1.1, whole genome shotgun sequence genomic region:
- the rabgef1 gene encoding rab5 GDP/GTP exchange factor, protein MSQRTERRGIHVDQSDLLCKKGCGYYGNAAWQGLCSKCWREEYQRVRQKQIQDDWALAEKLQREEEAAYASSHGAQTQSHPQSSAPQPHPGHASMGPFSKFEEKKTNEKTRKVTTVKKFFSPSSRTAPKKETQEGKTPSPSISRHASFETDQVTKDFVDFLKNLQKPGREIHKQCRAFIVNMSSKKDLSADELSECVQDFYQNMADRLMSHFKGSSESVEQVMDQVEKYIMTRLYKSVFCPETTDDEKKDLATQKRIRALHWVTIQMLCVSMDEEIPEVSENVVKAITDVIEMDSKRVPRDKLRCITSCSKHIFSAIRITKNEPASADDFLPALIYIVLKANPPRLQSNIQYITRFCNPSRLMTGEDGYYFTNLCCAAAFIEKLDAQSLNLSPEEFERYMSGQASPRFNSSEVDWSQTGPAPPVTNPVLAQLNHNLELLSGLSSRQETLMEAAQSLQADLLSWPEGVQREVNNILEKYPLEILPREVSAIDANNMDNDNLPPPLTPQVFAG, encoded by the exons ATGAGTCAGCGGACGGAGCGACGAGGGATACATGTCGACCAGTCAGACCTGCTGTGCAAGAAAGGATGTGGTTACTATGGCAACGCAGCGTGGCAGGGGCTGTGCTCCAAGTGCTGGAGGGAAGAGTACCAGCGGGTACGACAAAAACAGATCCAGGACGACTGGGCTTTGGCAGAAAA GCTGCagcgagaggaggaggcagcGTATGCCAGCAGTCATGGAGCGCAGACACAGTCCCACCCCCAGTCCTCAGCGCCACAACCTCACCCAGGACACGCCTCCATGGGCCCCTTCTCCAAGTTTGAGGAGAAGAAGACCAATGAGAAAACACGGAAAGTGACTACCGTGAAAAAGTTCTTCAGCCCTTCTTCACGCACTGCTCCCAAGAAAG AAACCCAAGAGGGTAAGACCCCCAGTCCGTCCATTAGCCGCCACGCCAGCTTCGAAACGGACCAGGTGACCAAGGACTTTGTGGACTTCTTGAAAAACCTCCAGAAGCCTGGACGGGAGATCCATAAGCAGTGCCGAGCCTTCATTGTCAATATGTCAAGCAAAAAG gaCCTGAGCGCTGACGAGCTTTCGGAGTGTGTTCAGGATTTCTACCAGAACATGGCTGACCGCTTGATGAGCCACTTTAAAG GCTCTTCAGAGTCTGTGGAGCAGGTGATGGACCAAGTGGAAAAGTACATAATGACTCGTCTGTATAAGAGCGTGTTCTGTCCAGAAACCACCGATGACGAAAAGAAGGACTTAGCCACACAGAAAAGGATAAG GGCCTTACACTGGGTGACCATTCAGATGCTGTGTGTGTCGATGGATGAAGAAATCCCTGAAGTCTCTGAGAACGTTGTCAAAGCAATAACAG aTGTCATTGAGATGGACTCAAAGAGGGTTCCTCGCGACAAACTCAGGTGCATCACAAGCTGCAGTAAACACATCTTCAGTGCCATCAGGATCACTAAGAATGAGCCGGCCTCAGCCGACGACTTCCTCCCAGCGCTCATTTACATCGTGCTCAAGGCCAACCCTCCACGACTTCAGTCCAACATCCAGTACATCACCCGCTTCTGTAACCCCAGCAGGCTGATGACCGGGGAGGATGGATACTACTTCACCAACCTG TGCTGTGCAGCGGCCTTTATTGAGAAGTTGGATGCTCAATCTCTCAACCTTTCCCCAGAGGAATTTGAGCGCTACATGTCAGGCCAAGCTTCACCGCGATTCAACAGCTCGGAGGTTGACTGGTCCCAAACCGGCCCGGCACCTCCCGTGACCAACCCCGTCCTGGCTCAGCTCAATCACAACCTGGAGCTGCTGTCGGGGCTCAGCAGCAGGCAGGAGACACTGATGGAGGCTGCTCAGAGCCTGCAGGCCGACCTCCTCTCCTGGCCCGAGGGTGTACAGCGGGAAGTTAACAACATTCTGGAGAAGTACCCGCTAGAGATTCTGCCTCGCGAAGTTTCTGCGATTGATGCCAACAACATGGACAATGACAACCTGCCACCACCTCTAACACCCCAGGTGTTTGCTGGGTAG
- the LOC115594498 gene encoding uncharacterized protein LOC115594498 translates to MILTGRSLCLPSPATVQELFFVARDANIIPDISLDPVLTTFLSLDSSAALQHQYAFLQRGMSREQQSAFSLNLTGELGGVSRVTYGGVGVVALALSMLFDQVAQQVRAQGSTEGDLSTQGSGARRIFGISSSSRIGWIIYSYLRLIPGIANNQEKLAETTEIYDNLLKLELLDHYERMTTKKRMSSVSMQQWLVGAAFHLHMRIHQVRLNSVPLGSVESLRRSYKSGLGRLVQDYTAYLRRNIQVTGPPGTRGPRKHRTRGRPRQTNTLSVTNMNWLGNHLFNDSQVSPIISSDKFNDTSTPNATADINRICRKNGSSEDSGLNVPIGSDETTVGTENKNNSCGFNRDEEVLGLLVIEPLRNVSHRVQHHPCESSAIQQALVTRIMDAQDLERNRNFFRYQDRIFHSFVRQRDDFELKIN, encoded by the exons ATGATCCTAACGGGTCGCAGTTTGTGTCTTCCCTCTCCAGCCACCGTCCAGGAGCTGTTCTTTGTGGCTCGAGATGCCAATATCATCCCGGATATCTCCCTGGATCCTGTGCTCACCACCTTTCTCTCACTGGACTCCTCAGCAGCGCTGCAGCATCAGTATGCCTTCTTACAGCGGGGTATGAGCAGGGAGCAGCAGTCTGCTTTTAGCCTCAACCTGACTGGAGAGCTGGGAGGTGTCAGCAGGGTCACCTATGGTGGAGTAGGGGTCGTTGCTCTGGCTCTGTCCATGCTTTTTGACCAGGTTGCCCAACAA GTTCGAGCACAAGGATCAACAGAAGGGGACTTATCTACTCAGGGATCCGGGGCTAGGAGGATTTTTGGCATCAGCAGCTCTTCAAGAATCGGCTGGATTATCTATAGCTACCTCCGCCTGATCCCTGGCATTGCCAACAATCAGGAGAAGTTGGCAGAGACTACAGAGATCTATGACAACTTACTGAAACTTGAGCTGCTTGACCATTATGAGAGGATGACCACGAAGAAAAGAATGAGTTCAGTGTCCATGCAGCAGTGGTTGGTGGGAGCTGCATTCCATCTACACATGAGAATTCACCAG GTTCGTCTGAACTCGGTGCCTTTAGGATCGGTTGAGTCACTGCGTCGGTCTTATAAATCAGGATTAGGTCGCCTGGTTCAGGACTACACAGCCTATCTACGCAGAAACATTCAAGTGACTGGACCACCAGGAACCCGAGGACCACGAAAACACAGAACCAGGGGAAGACCAAGACAAACTAACACATTGAGTGTAACCAATATGAACTGGTTGGGTAATCACCTTTTTAATGACAGCCAGGTTAGTCCAATTATCTCATCTGATAAATTCAATGATACGTCCACACCCAATGCAACTGCTGACATTAACAGGATTTGTAGAAAAAATGGATCCAGTGAAGACTCTGGACTCAATGTGCCAATTGGAAGTGATGAAACCACTGTAGGCacggaaaacaaaaacaattcttGTGGATTTAACAGGGATGAGGAAGTTCTGGGTCTGTTAGTTATCGAGCCATTGAGGAATGTGAGCCACAGGGTGCAGCATCACCCCTGTGAGTCCTCAGCCATACAACAAGCTTTAGTGACTCGTATTATGGATGCTCAGGACCTGGAGAGGAACAGAAACTTTTTCCGGTACCAGGACAGAATCTTTCACAGCTTTGTCAGACAGAGGGACGACTTTGAGCTGAAGATAAATTAG